From the genome of Campylobacter concisus, one region includes:
- a CDS encoding TOBE domain-containing protein, with the protein MKADINLELFLGEDTQVLAKHITLLKAIKETKSITKAAELVGISYKNAWDCLDTINNKSSKPLIIRADGNKKNSGSELSEYADKLIKIYDAILETQKDFLQKICQKVDFEDVDIVNLQRMNMNLSARNQLSCEITSINRGAVNSQIVAKLSNGCTLESNITVESEKNLGLKVGQKVIYIFKAPAVILAKDLDIKISTKNQLKGEVIEAKIGAVNAEITLKLSDEQTLTAIITKDSAIQMKIGVGDTLLAIVKSSQIIIGV; encoded by the coding sequence TTGAAAGCAGATATAAATTTAGAACTATTTTTAGGCGAAGATACACAGGTTTTAGCTAAACATATTACATTATTAAAGGCCATAAAAGAGACAAAAAGTATCACAAAGGCAGCAGAACTGGTTGGCATATCGTATAAAAATGCTTGGGACTGCCTTGATACGATAAATAACAAAAGTAGTAAGCCGCTTATTATTAGAGCTGATGGAAACAAAAAAAATAGTGGCTCTGAGCTAAGCGAGTATGCCGATAAACTGATAAAAATTTATGATGCCATTCTTGAAACTCAAAAGGACTTTTTACAAAAAATTTGTCAAAAAGTAGATTTTGAGGATGTAGATATTGTAAATCTTCAAAGAATGAATATGAACTTAAGTGCCAGAAATCAGCTCTCATGTGAAATCACTAGCATAAACCGCGGTGCGGTAAATTCTCAAATAGTTGCAAAACTAAGTAATGGCTGCACGCTTGAGTCAAACATCACGGTTGAAAGTGAGAAAAATTTAGGCCTAAAAGTTGGACAAAAAGTTATTTATATTTTTAAAGCTCCAGCTGTCATTTTAGCTAAGGATCTAGATATAAAAATAAGCACAAAAAATCAATTAAAAGGCGAAGTGATAGAAGCAAAGATAGGTGCTGTAAATGCTGAAATCACTTTAAAACTAAGCGATGAGCAGACTTTAACTGCCATCATCACAAAAGATAGTGCTATCCAGATGAAAATAGGTGTTGGCGATACACTTTTAGCAATAGTAAAATCATCTCAAATCATTATAGGAGTTTAA
- a CDS encoding MlaA family lipoprotein → MKFLLSIFFSLLLACANTDINANSESDEFDVEFEARKDVFDPLSGYNRMMTHANDFIYVNMLTPVAKGYAYVVPKTARTMVSNFFDNLLFPVRFVNNLLQFKFQNAGEETLRFLANTIIGFGGLTDGAKYYNLKAHDEDFGQTLGYWGLGSGFHIVWPLIGPSNLRDTGGMVGDYFADPISYVDPILLSTGIKSYRAFNSFSQDPTAYEKLRKDAIDLYPFLRDAYEQRRDKLIKE, encoded by the coding sequence ATGAAATTTTTGCTTTCTATCTTTTTTAGTTTGCTTTTAGCCTGTGCTAATACTGACATAAATGCGAATAGTGAAAGCGATGAATTTGATGTTGAATTTGAGGCAAGAAAAGATGTTTTTGACCCACTTAGTGGCTACAATAGAATGATGACACATGCAAATGACTTTATCTATGTAAATATGCTAACTCCGGTGGCAAAAGGCTATGCCTATGTTGTGCCAAAAACAGCTAGAACAATGGTTTCAAATTTCTTTGATAATCTGCTTTTCCCGGTTCGCTTTGTAAATAACTTACTTCAGTTTAAATTCCAAAATGCTGGCGAAGAGACATTAAGATTTTTAGCAAATACGATAATAGGCTTTGGCGGACTAACAGACGGAGCAAAATACTACAACCTCAAAGCTCACGATGAAGATTTTGGACAAACGCTTGGATATTGGGGGCTTGGCAGCGGTTTTCATATCGTTTGGCCACTTATTGGACCATCAAATTTAAGAGATACTGGTGGCATGGTCGGAGATTATTTTGCTGATCCTATTAGCTACGTAGATCCTATACTTTTATCAACTGGCATCAAGTCATATAGAGCGTTTAATAGCTTTTCACAAGATCCAACTGCTTATGAAAAACTAAGAAAAGATGCTATTGATCTTTATCCATTTTTACGCGATGCTTACGAGCAAAGACGCGACAAGCTTATCAAGGAGTAA